The Phaeacidiphilus oryzae TH49 region GGGCAGGGCGCCCAGGGCGGACCGCCAGGCGGCCGGGGCCGAGGTGCAGTCGCAGTCGTGCAGCAGGATCGTGCCGCCGCCGCGCAGATTGCCGGTGACGGTGTCGAAGACGCTGTCCGGGGTGGCGGCCGCGCGCCAGTCCTGGCCCCAGCTGGTCCACAGCACCGGGCGCATGCCGAGGTCGCGGGCGGCGCACAGGGCGGACGCCGTGGCGATCCCGTACGGCGGGCGGTAGTGCCTGGGCAGCCGGCCGGTGGTGCCGGCGATCAGGTCGCGGGCCCTGGTCAGGTCGTCCCTGGTGGTCAGCGGGCCGCGGAGGAGCATCGGCCGGTGGAGCCAGCCGTGGACGCCGACCTCGTGGCCGCGGGCGACGATCTCCCGCGCCAGGCCCGGGTCCTTCTCCAGCATGAAGCCGAGGAGGAAGAAGGTGGCCTTGACGCCGGCCTTGTCCAGGGCGTCCAGGAAGCGCGGGGTGGAGAAGGCGTCCGGGCCGTCGTCGAAGGTCAGGGCGACGTGGTCGGAGTCGCCGACCCCGGCCAGCCGGGGCAGCAGCCGGGTGCGCAGCGGTTCGAGGGGCTGGATCGAGGTGAGCGCGGGGACGGCGTTGAGCGCCGCCAGACCGCCGGCCGCGGCGGCCGCGGCGCGGGCGAACGCCCTCACCGGGCCTGCTCCGCGACGGCGGCCAGGGCGGAGGTGCCCGCGACGGAGGAGGCTGTGGTGCTGCTCGGGCCGGGCATGGTGCTGGTGTTCCTCTCGTCCGCGACGACCGGCACGCGTCCCCGGGCGCCGACGCCGGCGGCCTCCAGTACGGCCGCGACCGGGTCCGCACCGGGGAGCGTGACGACGGAGCGTACCCCCGTCTGGTGAGGGGAACGGTATGACTCGTGGGTGAGGAACGCCTCTTCGAGGGCCTCGCCGAGGCCGTCCGGGCTGCGCACCCAGCGGGCCACGCCCGCCTCGTCCAGGGCGGCCGAGTTGGTGAGGCCGTGGCCCGGTATCGAACGGTAGGTGATCACCGGCAGCCCGGAATTCACCGCTTCGAGTACCGAGATCCCGCCCGCGTTCTGCACCAGGACGTCGGCGGCGTGCATCAGCGAGGGCATGTCCTCCACCCAGCCGTGGACGTGCCGGAGGCCGGAGGCGAGGAGGCGCTCGCGCAGCTCCTCGTTGCGGCCGCAGACCACCACGCAGGTGGTGCCGGTGCGGGTGGCCTCGATGTCGGCGACCGTGCGCTCGATCTCGCCGGCCCCCCAGGAGCCGCCGACCAGCAGGGCCAGGCGGGCGTCCTGGGGCAGGCCCCAGCGGACGCGGGCGGCGGCCCGCAGCGCGGGGGTGCCGGGGGTGAAGCGGCGGTCGACGACGGGGGCGACCACGGTGACCCCGGCCGCGCCGGCCTCCTGCGCCTGCGCGCCGGGCACCTGGTGCACCGCGAGGTTGCGGTCCACGCCCTCGGCGACCCAGACCCGGTGGACCGAGAAGTCCGTGAGGTAGGTGACCGCCGGGACGTCCAGGCTGCCCTGCGCCCGCATCCGGCCGAGGGCCTGCGCGGCCAGCGGGTAGGTGGCGACGGCGACCGTGGGGCGGCGCACCTGGCCGGCGGCGGCAGCGGCCCCGGAGAACCCCGCGGCCCTGGTTCCCCCGGACGCCTTGGAGGTGCCCGCGACCCGGCGGCGCATGGCGCGGCCGGCCAGCATGGTGACCAGGCGGGCCTGCAGCCGCACCGCGGGGCCGTTGTCGATCGCGCGGTAGAGCGCGGTCCACGACCACGGGGCGCTGGACAGCATCCGCTGGTAGGAGTTGAGCACCATGCGGCCCACCGGGCCGGGCAGGGTGTCCAGGAAGTCGCAGCGCTCGACCTCTACTCCGGCCTCGCCGAGGCGGGCGGCCAGCTCGGCGGCGACCGCGTCGTGTCCCGCGCCGACCCGGGCGGAGAAGATCACCGCGCGGGGGGACGGGGCGGGGCGGCCGGCTCCGGCCGGAGTCGCCCCCTGCGCGGCGGCCCGCAGGCGCCGGCCACGACGCGTGCCGCGGCGCTGTGCAGGGAGTGAGATCAGCTCGCCCAAGGTTCTTCCGCCGTTCTTCCGTTCGGTCACCGGTGGGAGATCACCGGCCGGTGGGGACCACCGGTCGTTACGGGGGCGGATCCAAGCTAACGAGGGGATTCGCCCAGGAAGAGCGACCGGGGAATGATTCACGGCAGCCGGTCGGGTAGTCCCGCTGACGCACGATCGAGCGCGTGTACTCCTCTGGGAGTACGGGAGACGGTGGGGTCATCCCCAGGGGGAACCCTGCGGCCATCCGGAAGGCGCTGTCTCGCGCCGCCGGGGGGCCCGCCCTAGCGTGGGGCGATGGTTCACGTACTGAGCAGTCGGATCCTGCTGCGCCCGACCGACCTGGAGCGCAGTCGTGCCTTCTACCGGGACGTCCTGGGGCTGGAGATCTACCGGGAGTTCGGGCCGTGGGAGGAGCGCGGCACGGTCTTCTTCCTGGGCGGGGGCTACCTGGAGGTGTCCGGGCGAACCGAACCGCCGGAGTCGCCCGCCGGGCCGGGGATGCGGCTGTGGCTCCAGGTCCCGGACATCGAGGAGGCCCGGCGGCAGATCACCGAGGCCGGCGCGGACATCCTCCGCGAGCCGCGCAGGGAGCCGTGGGGGCTGCTGGAGATGTGGCTCGCGGATCCGGACGGGGTGCGGATCTGCGTCGTGGAGGTCCCGGCGGACCATCCCATGCGGTACCGCCCCTAGCGACCGCCCCTAGCGCCGGGGACTCGGGCGGGGTCGTCGGCCGGGGTCGTCGGCCGGGGTCGTCGGCCGGGCTGCTTCCGTGCGCCCCCTTCTGCGCCCCTGCTGGAGGGGAACCTGCTCGTCGAGGGTTGATCGTGAGGTCCCGCGAGCACGGAGGAGCCGATGCACGAACCCGCGGCGGTGGGCTGGCTGCTGGTCGCGCTCTGCGGAGCGATCGGGACGTACTGCGTGGCACGGCTCTGCTCGCGGGCGCCGAGGGAGGCGGCGGAGCGGCACGCCGACGCGGCCGAGGGGCTGATGGCCGCCGGGATGGTGGTGATGGCGGTCCCGGGCGGGCTGGGGATGCGGGTACCGGTGGCGATCTGGGCGGGGGTGTTCGGGGCGGCGCTGCTGTGGGTCCTGGTGGCCGGGGCGGTAGCGGCGCTGGAGGCGTCTCCGGGGCGCGTGCGGCTGCCGCGCGCGGGCTGCGGGCGCCGCCCGCACCGGGCGCACCACCTCTACCACGTGGTGGGGATGGCGGCGATGGTCTACATGGCGGTGGCGGCGGCCCGGGCGCTGGACGGGACACACGGGACGGACGGCATGGCGGGCATGGCCGGGATGGCCGGGATGCCGGCCCAGGCCGCCGGGGTGCCCGCGGTGACCGGGGCGCTGCTCCTCTTCTTCGGCGGGTACGCGGTGTGGCAGGGCTGCCGGCTGGTCTCCGCGGGCGCCGCCGTCCGGGATCCGGGGGGTCCGCCCGGGGCGCTGTTCGGCGGGGTCGCGGGCCGGAGGTGTGCCGGATGGCGATGGGGCTGTCGATGCTGTCCATGCTGCTGGCGCTCTGAGCGCGGCGTGGCGTCGATCACGCCTGCGGGGAAAGCGGTACCGCCTGCGGCGGGCGGCGCCTAGGTTGGGCGGTGCGCGCGGTGCTGCGCGCCCCTGGTACGGCTCCGTGGAGGTCCGCGATGAGCGTGCTGCCGTTTCTTCTGGTGGCGTGCGTCGTGCTGGCCTGGAGCGGTCCGGTGGTGCTCACCGGCGCCCGCTGGACGGACCGGGAGCCCGTGCTCGGCCTGCTGCTGTGGCAGGCGCTGGTCGGCGCGGTGCTGCTGAGCTGCGCCCTCTCCCTCGCGCTGAGCCTGGCCGCGGCCTGGCCTGCCGCCCACGCGATCCTCTTCACCGGGGCCCCGCGCAGCGTGGCCGCCGCGTACGGGATCGTCTGGGCGCGGCAGTGGGTGGCGGCCGGGGCCGTGCTCCTCGCGTTCGGCGGCGTCCGCACCCTTCTCGCGCTGAACTCCGAGTTCCGCGGGCAGCGGGCTTGGCGGCGGCGCCGGGCAAGCGAGTTGACGGAGCGTGCGCCGAGGCTGCCACGGGCTCTGGAGACGGACGGCGCTCCCGGAGGCGGGCGCCGCGGCCGCGGGCCGCGTGAGCGAGAGCGGCTGGTGGTGCTGGAGAACTCCGCCGCGGAGGCCTGGTCGCTGCCCGGTCCCGCCGCGCACCTGGTGGTCACCACGGGGGCGCTGCGGCGGCTCTCCGACCGCGAGTTGGCCGCCGTCCTCGCCCATGAGCGCGGCCACGTGCGGGCGCGCCACCACTGGCTGCTGCAGAGCGCGCAGGCGCTGGCCTCGGCCTTTCCCGGGGCGCGGATCTTCACCGACTTCCTTGACGAGACCGGCCGGCTGGTGGAGCTGGCCGCCGATGACGCGGCGTCACGTCGGCACGGGCGGCTGGCGACCGCGCTGGCGCTGGTGGAGCTGAACGAGGCGCGCGGGGTCTTCGGCGGCTGCTACCCGCGTCATCTCTCCGAGCTGCCGCACCGGGTGGACCGGCTGCTGGCCGGGGAGCGGCGGCTGTCGCTGGCCCGGCGGCTGCGGCTGACGGCCGCCGCGGTGGCGGCCCCGGCCGTGCCGATCGTCCTGGCGCTGGCGCCGGGGCTGCGTGCGCTGCTGTTCCGCGGCTAGCCATCGCCGGGCCCCCGGAAGGGCTGAACCACGGAGTGCCGGGCAGGCGTCATCACCAGGGGGGACCTTTCGGGGGGATGAGAATCGGGTGAGGGTGATGGGGCCTCAGAACGTCGCGGTGTACGGGTGTTGGGCCTCGTCAGGCCGTGGGGCGGGGGTGGCGTGGGGTCCTCCGGCTGACGCAAGCAGGAGTCCGATCGCGAACTCCCGCGCTACTCTTCTGAGGAACTGTCCGTGGCCGAGTACCCGGTGCCGTCGGCTGGCCGGGGCGTGGTACGTAGTCGGGTGATTCGAGCGTGACGGTCTTCTTGCTGGGAGTGGGCGCGGCCCTCTTCCTGGGCCTGGGTTTCGTGCTCCAGCAGCACGCGGCGCAGCGCGCTCCGCGGGCCGACATCCTGTCCTTCCGGCTGCTCCTCGACCTGATGCGGGTGCCGGAATGGCTGCTCGGCATCCTCTTCATGGTGATCGGCCAGGTGCTCAGCGCGATGGCGCTGGCGCAGGGCCGGATCTCGCTGGTGGAACCGCTGTTGGCGACGAACCTGCTGTTCGCCATGGGCTCCGCCCGGCTGCTCACCAGACAGACCCTGGGCCGGGCCGGCTGGGGCGGCGTGCTCCTGCTGGCCGGCGGCGTGACCACGTTCATCATGGCCGGCCAGCCGCAGGGCGGCGGCGTGGAGGCGGACGCGCTGCGGCACTGGCTGGTCTTCGGGGTGGTGGCCGGCCTCGGCCTGCTGCTGGTCTCGATCGCCAAGCGGCTGCCGGTCTTCGAGGAGGCCACGCTGCTCGCCCTGGCCGCCGGGCTGCTCTACGGCCTGCAGGACGCGCTGACCCGGCTGACCAGCATCCGCTTCGACCACGGCGGCCTGGCCCTGACCGTCACCAGCTGGCAGCCGTACGCCGTGGTGGGGATCGGCGTGGTCGGGCTGGTCCTGGTGCAGAGCGCCTTCGAGTCCGCGCCGCTGAAGATGTCGCTGCCCGCGCTGACCGCGGCCCAGCCGCTGGCCGGGATCGCCTGCGGGGTCGGCTTCCTGGGCGACCGGCTGCGGGTCACCCCGGGGGCGATGGCCTGGGAGGCGATCGGGCTGCTCTGCATCGTCCTCGGCGTGGTGGTGATCGGGCGCCATCCCGCCCTGCCGGACGCCTGCGTGCTGGAGGCGGCGAAGACCGTCGAGGGGGCGCCCTCGGCCGGCCGGGCCGTCGCCGGCGGCATCCGCCGCCCCAGCGGGGCGGTGGCCTCGCGGGCCGCGCGCCGGGAGCCGGCGCGGGCGGCCGGACGCCGCTGACCGCTCACTCCCCCGCCTTCGCTCGGGGAAACCGAAGAAGGCGGCGCTGATCCCCCGTGTCAGCGCCGCCGTACTCCGGCCGAGTGGCTTGCACAGTATATTGGCTGGCAGCCAATCAGCGTACGGAGAACGATGTCACCAAGGCGCGCAGCAGTCAACGAGGCGATGCGAACACGTTCTCGCCAGAGCATCATGCAGGCGACCGTGGAGCTGGTCGGAGAGCGGGGATACGGCGAGACCACCCTCGGCGACATCGCCAAGCGCGCCGGCGTGGCCCGCGGGCTGGTCTCGTACTACTTCCCCAGCAAGCGGTATCTGCTGCAGAACGCCGTCCACCGGCTGATGCATCTGACCCTCGGGGCCGCGCTGGACGATCTCCCCGCGGACGCCGGGCCGGAGGAGCGGATGTCCCGCACCATCGACGCGATCCTCGGGATCGCGGTGGTGCGGCCGCTGCTGATGCGCACCCACCTGGCGTTCATCCTCGCCCCGGACGCGGACGGCTTCGTCGAGGACCCGGAGCAGCAGCAGCTCGGCCGGCTGCTGCAGGGGGTGCTGGCGGGGCGGACCGGCTCGCGCGATCCGGTGGCGGAGCACGCCGTGCTGCGCAGCGCCCTGATGGGCGGCTGCATGGGGCTGCTGCTGCCGAACGCGGAGACCCCGCTGCTGCCGATCCGGGCGGATCTGTACGCGCGCTACGGGCTGGACCCGCTGGTCGGGCGGAAGCCCTATCTTCCGCCGGCGGAGCTGCCGTGGGCTGCGGCGGAGACGGTGGAGGTCGGGCCGGTGGAGGTCGGGCCGGTGGACGCGGCGGCGCCCGGCGGGCGGGTGGAGTAGAGCCCGGCCGGGCGGCGCCGCGGGGCGGCCGCCCGGCTCAGAAGTCCTTGCGGATGTCCGCGAGGAGGTCGGGCGTGGTGTCCGGGGGCTGGCTGTCCACCGAGAGGCGCTCCATCACCTGGATGTACTGGTCCACGTCGTCCCGCTTGTCCAGGTAGAGCGCGCTGGTCAGCTGCTCGATGTAGACGACGTCGGAGACGTCCTCGTCGGGGAAGCGGAGGATGGTGAACGCCCCGCTCTCGGCCGCGTGGCCGCCGAACCGGAAGGGCATCACCTGCACCACCACGTTGGGCAGCTCGGAGGCGTCGATCAGCTTCTGGATCTGCCCCTTCATCACCTTCGGGCCACCGACCGGGCGGCGCAGCGCGGCCTCGTCGATGATCGCCCAGAGCCGCGGGCCCGAGCCGTCCTCGAGGAGCTTCTGCCGGCGCATCCGGAGGTTGATCCGGCGGGCGACCTCCTCCTCGGCGAGCCCGGGGCGGTTGAGGTTCATGATGGCCCGCGCGTACTCCTCGGTCTGCAGCAGACCGGGGATGAACTGCACCTCGTAGGTGCGGACCAGGGACGCGGCCTCCTCCAGTCCGACGAAGGTCTGGAACCAGTTGGGCATGGCGTCGCTGAAGCTGTGCCACCAGCCCGACTTGTTCGCCTCGCGGACCAGCCCGAGGAGGGCCTCGCGCTCGTCGACATCGTCGATCCCGTAAAGACTGAGGAGGTCCGCCACGTCACGCTCCTTGAAGCTGACCCGTCCCAGTTCCATGCGGCTGATCTTCGACTCGGAAGCCCTGATCGCGTATCCCGCGTCCTCGCGGGTGATCCCCTTCGCCTCCCGGAGCCGGCGCAGCTGTGAGCCGAGGAGAATGCGGCGCACCATCGAGCCGCTCCCCGACTGAACCGTCGTCATCCGTCGAACCTCCACCCGAAGAAATCAGCGCACAGTCTGCCACTTTCCGGCTGCGAAGGGTGCCGGTCCGCGGATCTTCGCTGCTAGAGAGGACGGTACCGCGTGCACGTGCATCCGCGCGCGCAGATGCACTAACCCCACATGCACGTGAATCGGCTCTTGCATCTGATGTGTGCAGAGAGGACCATGGTGCACGTGCACATGCACGCCCACTGGAAGCCTGGTGGCAGCTCGGAGGTGTCCCCCGGATGAGCCCCGCGGGTCCAGCGGTGTCAGCGCCCTTATGGGAGGAGCTCTTCATGGGCGCGAGCCCGGCGGTGGCGGCCGACCCGGACGTGGTCAGCTGCACTCTCACCCCTCGCCACGACTCGGTCCGGCATGCGCGTGAGTTCACCCGGAGCACCTTGCGGCGCTGGGGACTTGACGCCCTGTTCGACGACGTCGCCCTGGTGGCCTCCGAACTGGTCACCAACGCCCTGCGCCATGGAGTCGGACTGCAGATGCCCGGCTCCGCCCCCCCGACCCCCGGAACCCTGCCGATAAGACTCAGCCTGGTCCGCCGCGAACCGCAGGTGGTCTGCGCGGTGAGCGACCCGAGCAGCGCGGGGCCGGTCGCCCGCAAGCCGGGATGCCTGGACTTCGAGTCGGAGTCCGGACGCGGCCTGCAGCTGGTGGCCTCGTTCAGCCAGTCCTGGGGATGGCACCCCGTGGCGGCCGGCAAGGTCGTCTGGGCCCTCTTCATGGACCCTTCGCACGCCGGCGGCTGAACCGCACCGGATCTCCCGCCCTGCCCGACCGCGACCGAGGAGCGCGGTCGGGCAGGGCGGGCTTCGCCGCCGCTTCTCCTTGTTCTTGTGTCCCCGAAATCCCGGTGTCCCCGATGCGCCACTCCGGCGCCCGCGGACGCCGCAGACGCGAACGGGGCCGCCTGCGGCGGGTGGTACCGCCGGCGGCCCCGTCGGAGAGCGGGTTCTCGTGCTGCGATCGCTGGGGGTCCTGGATCAGTCGGCCACTCCGACCAGGTGGTCGAACTCTCCGTCCTTGGCCCCGAGAAGAAGGGCGACGATCTCGGCACGGGTGTAGACGAGTGCCGGGCCCTCGGGGAAACGGGAGTTGCGGACGGCGACGTCGCCGCCGGGAAGCCGGGCGAGCTCGACGCACTGCCCCTGCGAGTTGCTGTGCCGGCTCTTCTGCCAGGTCACGCCGGATATTTCGGCCGCTGACATGCCGTTGTACGGCTGGCGCATCACTACTCTCCCTCGGGACTGGGTACCCGCCTCACAGCACGTGATGATAGCGCTTGTGCAACTGCACGTGCATGCGCTTGTGCTTGTGCACGTGCTTGTACCCAGGGTGACAACTTCCATGCGGAGCTTGGTTGTTGACGGTTCGTAAGTGGGCAAATCGGGTCGGACCGGCGACGCTCTGTGGTGGCCCTCGGGCGAGATCACGAAGGGCCGATGCGATTCGGTCGCAAATGATCACCGGAAACGGTGGAAACGGTGACGTAGCGTCAACAGCGAAAGGCGGACGGAGCGGTGGCGGCGAGGCGAAATCGGCGGTGTGAGGCGCACCACTCCGCCGTTCGGATGTGCGCGTTCCATGATCGACACATGGGCACGGCATGGGCACCGCATGGGCACGGCATGGTCGGCACAGCGGTTCCCGAGGTGCGGAGCGATGTCGAGGGCGCGGACCTGCCGACCGCGCGGCGGCGGACCGTGCGTATGACCTACCATCGTCCGTCATGAGCTCTGCCGCCAATCCGGGCACGCCGTTGCCCGTCCGCACGCCCGGCTCCCGAGCGCGGGGGCGCCACCGCCGTCCGGAACGGCCCGAGATACCCGCGGGCGCGCCGTCACTCCTGCTCGCCATCCCGGCGCCGGCGGGACCCGAGGTCCGGGCGGTCGTCGAGGAGATCGTCTCCGTGGTCCGCGGAGAGCAGTTCGGGATCGACATCCGGGCCGGGTATCTGAGCCGGCCGGCCGCCGCGGATGGTGGCGCCGGCACCGGTGGGGGCGATCCAGTCGAGGGGGGCTCCGAGTCGGATTCTGGGGTTTCGGTCGACGGTGAGCCGACCGCGTCGGCCGAACCGGCCGCGCCAGTCGAGGGGGCACCGGCGGTCGAGGAGTCCGCCGGGGCCGCCGAACTCGACCCGCGGGACTACCCGCTGATCACCGAGCTGCTCGCGCAGGCGCGGGACGCCGAGCTGCCGCCGCCGATCGTGGTGCCGCTGCTGGCGGGGCCCGCGGGGGACGTCCACAACGCCGTGGAGGCCGCGCTGGCGGGCTCCGGGGCGCAGCTGGTCGACGTCCTGGGCCCGCATCCGCTGCTCGCCGAGGCCGTCCATGTGCGGCTCTCCGAGGCGGGGCTGGCCCGGGCGGACCGGGCGCGGCTCTTCACCATCAACACCGCCGCGGACGGGGTCGTGCTGGCCACCGTCGGCGGCCACGAAGGCATGCAGCAGGCCCAGTCGGTGACCGGGGTGCTGCTGGCCGCGCGGCTGGCCGTGCCGGTGCTGGCGGCCGCGCTGGACGTGCCGGGGTCGGTCGCGGCCGCGGTCGAGCAGCTGCGGGCGGCGGGGTGTGCGCGGCCGGCGCTGGCGCCGTTCCTGATCGGCCCGGAGGCTCGGCCGGGGGCACTTGAGGCCGCGGCCGAGGAGGCCGGGTGCCCGCTGGCTGCGCCGCTGGGGGCGTACCCCGGGGTCGCCCGGCTGGTGCTTGGCGCCTACCTGGGTGCCATCGGGGTGGAGATGGAGCAGCCGGCGCAGCCGGCGCCGATGGGGTAGGTCGGGTCCTCGCTTTCGCGCTGAGCGCGGGGCGGGGCTCGGGGCGTGCTGGTTCTCCGCCCCGAGCCCCGCCCCTTTTGCGTGCGAGAACGGGCCCGCGGGGCTCCCGGGCGGCAGCCCCGGCTAGGCGAGTTGGCGGCGGGTCAGGGCGTGGAAGGGGCCGGTGGGGTCGGCGAGGAGGGTGGCCGGGGGGCCTTGCTGGACCACCCGGCCGGCGTCCAGGACCAGGACGCGGTCGGCGTCGAGGATGGTGGAGAGGCGGTGGGCGATGACGATACGGGTGGTCTTCATCGCGCGGGTGGAGTTGATGATGATGCGCTGGGTCGCGTTGTCCAGGGCGCTGGTCGCCTCGTCCAGATAGAGGATCCGGGGGCGGCGGATCAGGGCCTGGGCGATCATCAGGCGCTGCCGCTGGCCGCCGGAGACCGAGCCGCCGCCGTCCGAGAGGACGGTGTGCATCCCCATCGGCATGGCGCGGATGTCGTCGGCCAGGCCGGCCATCTCCGCGGCCTGCCAGGCCTCTTCGAGGGTGAACTGCTCGGTGCCGCAGATACAGTCCAGGATGGAGCCGGTCAGCGGCTGGGCGTTCTGCAGGACGACTCCGCACTGCCGGCGGACCATCGACTGGTCGAGGGCGGAGAGGTCCTGGCCGTCGTAGAGGACCGCGCCCGAGGTCGGCGCGTCGAAGCCGATCAGAAGGCGGAGGAGGGTGGACTTCCCGGAGCCGCTGGCGCCGACGACGGCGACGAACTCGCCCGGCTGGACGGAGAAGGTGACGTCGTCCAGGACCAGGGGCGCGTCCGCCGAGTAGCGGTAGGTGAGGGAGCGGGCCTCGACGGCGCCGGTGAGCTCGCCGGGGGCGACCGCGCCGGCCGGGACCTCGGGGGCGGCCCGGAGGATCGGCTTCACCTGCTCGTACATCGGCAGCACGGAGACCGCCGAGATCAGCGCGTTGGTGACCTGGGTGACCGAGGTCAGCAGCATGGTGACGGCGCTGTTGAAGGTCAGGAAGGCGCTGGCGGAGAGGCTGCCCCGGGCCGGTCCCGCCAGCACCATGAACATGATCAAGGTGGCCAGCGGGAGGTAGACCGCGTTGGTGATCGAGATGATGTTCTTCATCCGGCCGACCCGCTGCTGGAGTTCCCGGCTCTTGGCGAACTCCTCGGCCCAGGCGGCGTAGGCGAAGCTCTCGGCGGCGGCCACCCGTAGCTTGGGCAGGCCGCGGAGGGTCTGGAAGGCGCGGTTGTTGAGCTTGTTGTTGAGCACCACCAGCTTGCGCTGCCACCAGAGTTGGCGCAGCCCGAGGGAGAGGAAGACGGCCGCGATCACGGCCAGCATGGCCAGCGTCAGAAGGGTCAGCGGCACGCTGAACCAGAGCAGCATGACCAGGTTGACCATGCCGATGGTGCCGGCCTGCACGGTGACCGAGCTGATCCCGGAGAGCACCCGGCGCATGCTGCTGATGCCCATGGCGGCGCTGGCCAGTTCGCCGGTCGAGCGGCCGGCGAAGAAGCGGGTGGGCAGCCGCAGCACGCGGTCCCAGATCGCCGACTGCAGGGTCGCCTCGATCCGTCCCTCGATGCGGAGGACGGCGACGTTCTCCAGGAGGGAGAAGAAGGCGGAGACGACGGTGGCTGCGATCACGGCCACGGCGGTCAGGACGATCGGGTTCTTCTCGGCGTGGGGGACGTACTCGCCGAGCACCCGGCCCGTCGCGAGCGGGACCAGGGTGCCGAGGAGGACCGCGACCAGGCCGCCGATCACGAGGTTGCGGAGGTCCGAGCGGTTGCCGTGGAAGGCGAACCCGGCCAGCCGGAGGGGGCTCAACGGGCGGGTGGGCAGCGGGCGGTAGAACATCACCGCGCGGGAGGCGTAGCGGCGGGCGGCGTCCGCGCCGAGGCGGGTGCGGGTGCCGGCGGCCGGGTCCACGGCCTCGTAGCGGCCCCGGCGCCAGAGGAGGGCGACCGGCCGGCCGGACTCCGTCTCCTCGCCCTCGGGGGCGGACCGGGAGTCGGTGCGGCGGAGGCCGAGGAGGGGGCCCGCGTTCTCCTTCCACCAGTTGCCGGCGAGCTTGACCTCGCGGATCCGGCAGCCGGAGGCGAGGGCGATCCGCTCCACGGGGTCGATCCGGCCGCCCCCTCCCCCGGCGGCCCCGGAGGCCGGCGCCTCGACGGTGATCCCCGCGGCCTCGCCGACCAGGCGGGCGGCGGCGAGCACGGCACCCTCGTCCGC contains the following coding sequences:
- a CDS encoding sirohydrochlorin chelatase produces the protein MSSAANPGTPLPVRTPGSRARGRHRRPERPEIPAGAPSLLLAIPAPAGPEVRAVVEEIVSVVRGEQFGIDIRAGYLSRPAAADGGAGTGGGDPVEGGSESDSGVSVDGEPTASAEPAAPVEGAPAVEESAGAAELDPRDYPLITELLAQARDAELPPPIVVPLLAGPAGDVHNAVEAALAGSGAQLVDVLGPHPLLAEAVHVRLSEAGLARADRARLFTINTAADGVVLATVGGHEGMQQAQSVTGVLLAARLAVPVLAAALDVPGSVAAAVEQLRAAGCARPALAPFLIGPEARPGALEAAAEEAGCPLAAPLGAYPGVARLVLGAYLGAIGVEMEQPAQPAPMG
- a CDS encoding NHLP bacteriocin export ABC transporter permease/ATPase subunit: MVQDPALQDQALQDPVLQDPVLQALDGMGGPVDLTGVRTLPLEGPQVLWLVTAGALDLFAVDAEAQGRWHYLGRLEAGALLLGPVDGPRHTLIARPTQEGAVRRIQLRELYPGYQPPLQYTEFGEPVATLLDQACEHGLARSLRVLFDPSVDGLADPAGGGPGALATADDGIEWLPVHPGSLQYGSAYSADCAQDLLIDGGLWERMVDQQSRLRHALDRWIERLERAHEDRAAAGLAAGRDARADADENLIAAIRRGSRTAGQSAGRRGGRAAADEGAVLAAARLVGEAAGITVEAPASGAAGGGGGRIDPVERIALASGCRIREVKLAGNWWKENAGPLLGLRRTDSRSAPEGEETESGRPVALLWRRGRYEAVDPAAGTRTRLGADAARRYASRAVMFYRPLPTRPLSPLRLAGFAFHGNRSDLRNLVIGGLVAVLLGTLVPLATGRVLGEYVPHAEKNPIVLTAVAVIAATVVSAFFSLLENVAVLRIEGRIEATLQSAIWDRVLRLPTRFFAGRSTGELASAAMGISSMRRVLSGISSVTVQAGTIGMVNLVMLLWFSVPLTLLTLAMLAVIAAVFLSLGLRQLWWQRKLVVLNNKLNNRAFQTLRGLPKLRVAAAESFAYAAWAEEFAKSRELQQRVGRMKNIISITNAVYLPLATLIMFMVLAGPARGSLSASAFLTFNSAVTMLLTSVTQVTNALISAVSVLPMYEQVKPILRAAPEVPAGAVAPGELTGAVEARSLTYRYSADAPLVLDDVTFSVQPGEFVAVVGASGSGKSTLLRLLIGFDAPTSGAVLYDGQDLSALDQSMVRRQCGVVLQNAQPLTGSILDCICGTEQFTLEEAWQAAEMAGLADDIRAMPMGMHTVLSDGGGSVSGGQRQRLMIAQALIRRPRILYLDEATSALDNATQRIIINSTRAMKTTRIVIAHRLSTILDADRVLVLDAGRVVQQGPPATLLADPTGPFHALTRRQLA